One stretch of Vicia villosa cultivar HV-30 ecotype Madison, WI unplaced genomic scaffold, Vvil1.0 ctg.001170F_1_1_3, whole genome shotgun sequence DNA includes these proteins:
- the LOC131633749 gene encoding uncharacterized protein LOC131633749: MGGEGRVEIVSGKGCSRLFSSSFTSIRGLQPLDQMSPVSSSPQVSSTAPFAGLVICVTGLSKEARNQVKEATERLGGQYSPNLHPQCTHLVVQNFGGCKFEHALKHGAKNGLFVVTLGWFVDSVKKNVRLTESLYSLKSYGDNNMILDDFRLPRGYTNTGNCLPARIHETKHSHRAEEYLRFSDKEESNRNLDSTLSGCSIYVDPHISSELQNKVVESASREGASLVDQWFVGCNVSHVVTEGTSIQRYLGYSSNLITPLWILKTAKENQVQRLVNMSVDLARQVGLMLEDVHNGLSEKEVVKQQVHDDHLGSKSDVSYEERQQIVNSAKSGVRSRRGRRMQTCQTPIRPITPNNLLDSICWSISEATSSATIYTDSFSAEDPNDNHTSIFFDAKGDAKDSDASFSNSTRPLTESEKSEMVFKNHFLTILFPVDRFSEIGPSSRTFFNNNGFTCLQVLDHIHAFYQENMSSHEIEVAIHTDSRHADKLRSVYSSKETMEHGYTMFKRTEFLGSRTSFEMLKRVSGDNNSNVYELLLRA; encoded by the exons ATGGGTGGTGAGGGTAGAGTTGAGATTGTGAGTGGTAAAGGGTGTTCAAGGTTGTTTTCGTCTTCGTTTACTTCAATCAGAGGTCTTCAGCCATTGGATCAAATGTCTCCTGTTTCATCGTCTCCGCAAGTGTCATCAACTGCTCCTTTTGCTGGTCTTGTTATATGTGTTACTGGCTTATCTAAAG AAGCAAGGAATCAGGTCAAGGAGGCTACAGAGAGATTAGGTGGCCAGTATAGCCCCAATCTGCATCCTCAATGTACTCATTTGGTGGTTCAG AACTTTGGTGGATGCAAATTTGAGCATGCGCTGAAGCACGGAGCAAAAAATGGTCTCTTTGTTGTCACACTGGGTTGGTTTGTAGATAGCGTCAAGAAAAATG TAAGGTTGACTGAATCACTTTATAGTCTAAAGAGCTACGGAGATAACAATATGATCTTGGATGATTTTAGATTGCCTCGAGGGTATACAAATACTGGAAATTGTCTTCCTGCAAGAATCCATGAAACAAAGCATTCTCATCGTGCTGAAGAATATCTAAGATTCTCTGATAAAGAAGAGTCTAACAGAAATTTAGACTCAACTTTGTCTGGTTGCTCCATCTATGTTGATCCACACATTTCATCCGAATTGCAGAACAAG GTTGTTGAGTCGGCCTCAAGAGAAGGTGCTAGTTTGGTGGACCAATGGTTTGTTGGTTGCAATGTTAGTCATGTAGTGACTGAAGGGACATCCATTCAAAGATATCTCGGATACTCTAGTAATCTCATTACA CCACTGTGGATTCTCAAAACAGCTAAGGAGAACCAAGTGCAAAGGCTTGTTAACATGTCTGTTGATTTGGCTAGACAAGTTGGCTTGATGCTCGAAGACGTTCATAATGGCCTTTCAGAGAAG GAAGTAGTAAAGCAACAAGTCCATGACGATCATCTAGGCAGTAAAAGTGATGTTAGTTACGAAGAAAGACAACAAATTGTAAATTCGGCAAAAAGTGGTGTTAGAAGTCGCCGTGGTCGGCGAATGCAG ACATGTCAGACCCCAATCCGGCCGATAACACCAAACAACCTTCTGGATTCTATCTGTTGGTCAATATCAGAGGCAACTTCATCTGCTACTATTTATACAGACTCTTTCAGCGCTGAAGATCCTAATGATAATCATACTTCAATATTTTTTGATGCAAAAGGGGATGCAAAGGATTCAGACGCATCATTTTCAAACTCCACACGTCCTCTAACAGAAAG TGAGAAATCTGAGATGGtatttaaaaatcattttctcACCATACTCTTCCCAGTCGACCGGTTTTCCGAGATCGGCCCTTCCTCAAGGACATTTTTCAACAATAACGGTTTTACATGTCTTCAGGTGTTGGATCATATACATGCATTTTATCAG GAGAACATGTCAAGCCATGAAATAGAAGTGGCGATTCATACAGATTCAAGACATGCGGATAAGCTTCGATCAGTGTACTCAAGTAAGGAAACAATGGAGCATGGATATACGATGTTCAAACGGACTGAATTTTTGGGAAGCCGGACAAGTTTTGAAATGTTGAAGCGCGTAAGTGGAGACAACAACTCCAATGTGTATGAGTTATTACTTAGGGCGTAA
- the LOC131633748 gene encoding endoribonuclease Dicer homolog 3a-like, with protein MDSSNNDHNQNQTKNLKRSFDQLYAKPHVEVSPSQESLVTNLVPRRDQLEAFEIAKRRNTIAIMDTGSGKTLIAIMLIKEVGQAVRSSGVKKIIVFLAPTVVLVNQQYKNIKHNTDLQVEEYHGAKGVDTWNFESWQKEVKDNDVMVMTPQTLLDALRKAFLSIETICLIVIDECHQASGNHPYAKIMVEFYHQANVKPKIFGMTASPIGKRGVSSTLDCKYQISDLENLLDSRKYTVKDRTEMDTCIPSAKESCRYYDQARSPALSLKPKIEASWSKCDVLLSDFKSSYKDMDDKFKTLHQRMSNELAKILYCLEDLGLLCACEAAKICHQKFSKIYGECEVYRKANLQCVTVIEEVIQIIEESLHLADEMILDVEFDFSKAVDMGYISPKLFELIKLFQSFGEPSQLLCLIFVERIIAAKVIEIFVKKVSQISHLTVAYVTGSNTSADALARNRQKEIMDSFRSGKINLLFTTDVLEEGIHVPNCSCVIRFDLPTTVCSYIQSRGRSRRANSQFILMIERGNLKQRNQLFDIIKGERSMTDAAASKDNESNLRAFTVRKTEAYYVDSTGASVNLDSSVSLVNQYCEKLPRDKYSSPKPKFDLLPVEGGYQCKLILPPNAAFQTIVGSSGKDMRLAKSLVCLEACKKLHQMGALNDHLVPFVEDPAEADLKSKELSSGAVAGAGTTKRKELHGTTGIRALCGSWGDKLDGAKFYGYKFEFQCNIVHEIYSGFVLLVESKLDDDVGSMDLDLYLISKMVKTSVIPCGEVDLDAEQVAKARSFHEIFFNGLFGRLIRKSETAKGEREFLLQKDTDLLWNPKNSYLLLPLEKSNDICTGSLQIHWSAISSCSSAIEFVRRKFSLVAEDSDDTSSSAMEPESTNIFHFANAVADVSNIKDTVALAVHTGKIYCIIDVVDNSSAESPFDGNNDKSGSKITFSQYFKERYQITLKHPEQPLLRLRQGHNAHNLFLNTPEEDAGEKSSQVGPINPKAPMHVHMPPELLCLLDVKRDVLKSMYLLPSLMYRIESLMLSSQLRAEINGHPDNFKIPSSLILEALTTLRSCEKFSMERLELLGDSVLKYAVSCHLFLKYPKKHEGHLSAKRQWAVRNSTLHKLGIDRKLQGYIRDSAFEPRRWIAPGQDSIHTAPCDCGLETLEVPFDAKFITEDPQVVVGKLCDRGHRWMCSKTIADCVEALIGAYHVGGGLVASLHVMKWLGIDSELELSMVEEAIVAASLHTYKPKVNEIASLETKIGYEFSVKGLLVEATTHLSETEHGTGCCYERLEFLGDSVLDLLITWHLYQSHTEIDPGELTDLRSASVNNDSFAQAAVKHNLHPHLMHSSGLLQGQISEYVKAISESEDNTVSLPGVKAPKALGDLVESIAGAILIDTKLDLDQVWKVFNPLLSPIVTPDKLELPPLRELNQLCDSLGYFVKVKVKCDKKGFMDHVVLSVQLPNALLVRDGRGPNKKSAKGDAAYHLLKDLEKRGISYSSSKGKRVIDFSTPACQAEEQPPQPVAHKKPKLDKSNLTAKEPTSDVKQTSSDSSDCNGSVPVILSINMKKGGPRSLLYDLCKRKQWPLPSFDSTEYKDRTQFQSVEGLEGSKGTNCFVSKITLCIPDHGNIECNGEARADKKSSFDSAAVNVLYELQRLGKVKIADVSQ; from the exons ATGGATTCATCAAACAATGATCATAATCAGAATCAAACtaagaatctcaagcgaagtttCGATCAATTGTATGCAAAACCCCATGTTGAAGTTTCACCCTCTCAAGAATCTCTCGTTACAAATTTGGTTCCTAGAAG GGATCAGTTAGAGGCGTTTGAGATTGCAAAGAGGAGGAACACAATAGCAATCATGGATACAGGTTCAGGAAAAACATTGATTGCTATAATGCTTATTAAGGAAGTTGGTCAAGCTGTTAGGTCTAGTGGTGTCAAAAAGATTATTGTTTTCTTAGCTCCAACAGTTGTTTTGGTCAATCAG CAATACAAGAATATAAAACATAATACTGATCTTCAAGTTGAGGAATACCATGGGGCTAAAGGAGTTGATACATGGAATTTCGAGAGCTGGCAGAAGGAAGTTAAGGACAATGAT GTAATGGTTATGACACCCCAGACTCTTTTGGATGCCTTAAGAAAAGCATTCTTGAGTATAGAAACAATATGCTTGATAGTTATCGATGAGTGTCATCAAGCATCAGGCAACCATCCCTATGCAAAGATAATGGTG GAATTTTATCACCAAGCTAATGTGAAGCCAAAGATTTTTGGGATGACAGCATCACCAATTGGTAAAAGAG GTGTTTCTTCTACTTTGgattgtaagtatcagatatcaGACCTTGAAAACCTCTTGGATTCTCGG AAATATACGGTAAAAGATCGGACAGAGATGGATACATGTATCCCATCTGCAAAAGAGAGTTGTAGATACTATGACCAAGCTCGGTCCCCTGCTTTGAGTTTGAAGCCGAAAATTGAAGCGTCGTGGTCGAAG TGTGATGTGTTGTTATCAGATTTTAAAAGTAGCTATAAGGATATGGACGATAAATTTAAGACACTGCATCAGAGGATGTCCAATGAGCTTGCGAAGATTTTATATTGCCTCGAAGATCTTGGACTGCTGTGTGCTTGTGAG GCTGCTAAAATATGTCATCAGAAATTCTCCAAAATTTACGGAGAGTGTGAAGTTTACAGAAAAGCCAATCTTCAGTGTGTAACTGTCATTGAAGAAGTAATCCAAATAATTGAAGAATCCCTCCATCTTG CTGATGAAATGATTTTGGATGttgaatttgatttttcaaaGGCAGTGGACATGGGATACATATCACCCAAATTATTTGAACTCATTAAACTCTTCCAATCATTTGG AGAGCCTAGTCAGTTATTGTGCCTCATTTTTGTGGAAAGAATCATTGCGGCTAAGGTGATTGAAATATTTGTGAAAAAAGTTTCCCAGATATCTCATCTCACGGTTGCCTATGTAACTGGAAGCAATACATCAGCTGATGCACTGGCTCGTAACAGGCAGAAAGAGATAATGGATTCTTTCCGATCCGGAAAG atCAATCTTCTATTTACTACTGATGTACTTGAGGAAGGAATCCATGTGCCAAACTGCTCGTGTGTGATACGTTTTGACCTCCCCACGACAGTTTGTAGTTATATCCAATCTCGTGGAAGATCTAGGCGTGCTAACTCCCAATTCATCTTGATGATCGAGAG gggaaacttgaagcaaagaAATCAGCTTTTTGACATAATCAAGGGGGAGCGTTCCATGACTGATGCAGCTGCTAGCAAAGACAATGAATCTAATTTAAGGGCGTTTACAGTAAGGAAAACAGAAGCATACTATGTGGATTCTACTGGAGCATCAGTAAATTTAGATTCTAGTGTTAGTCTTGTAAATCAATATTGCGAAAAGCTCCCACGAGATAA GTATTCCTCTCCGAAGCCCAAATTTGACTTACTACCTGTGGAGGGAGGGTACCAGTGTAAGCTAATTTTACCACCTAATGCCGCTTTCCAAACAATAGTTGGATCCTCAGGAAAAGACATGCGTTTGGCAAAGAGTCTTGTATGTTTAGAAGCTTGTAAGAAGCTTCATCAAATGGGCGCCTTAAATGATCATCTTGTTCCTTTCGTTGAAGATCCTGCAGAAGCAGACTTGAAAAGCAAGGAATTAAGTTCAGGTGCAGTTGCAGGCGCAG GAACCACGAAAAGAAAAGAGCTACACGGAACGACCGGCATTCGGGCATTATGTGGTTCATGGGGGGACAAACTTGATGGAGCCAAATTTTATGGATATAAATTTGAATTCCAATGTAATATTGTCCATGAAATTTACTCTGGATTTGTTCTTCTGGTTGAGTCAAAGCTTGACGATGACGTGGGAAGTATGGACTTAGATCTGTATTTAATCTCAAAGATGGTGAAGACTTCTGTCATTCCATGCGGGGAGGTTGACTTGGATGCTGAACAG GTGGCGAAAGCAAGAAGCTTCCATGAGATTTTTTTCAATGGTTTGTTTGGGAGATTGATTCGTAAATCCGAAACAGCGAAAGGAGAAAGGGAGTTTTTACTGCAGAAAGACACAGATTTATTGTGGAATCCAAAAAACTCGTATTTGCTCCTACCACTTGAGAAGTCAAATGATATATGTACGGGATCTTTGCAAATACACTGGTCTGCAATCAGTTCTTGTTCTTCTGCTATTGAGTTTGTAAGGCGTAAATTTTCGTTGGTTGCTGAAGATTCTGATGATACCAGTTCATCGGCTATGGAACCCGAAAGCACTAACATTTTTCACTTTGCCAATGCTGTCGCTGATGTTAGTAACATTAAAGACACAGTAGCTTTGGCGGTTCATACTGGAAAAATTTATTGTATCATTGATGTTGTTGATAACTCATCTGCTGAAAGTCCTTTTGATGGAAACAATGACAAGTCGGGAAGCAAAATAACGTTCTCTCAATATTTCAAGGAAAG GTATCAAATCACTCTAAAACATCCAGAACAGCCTTTGTTAAGGCTGAGGCAAGGCCATAATGCGCATAATCTTTTTTTGAACACTCCCGAGGAAG ATGCAGGGGAAAAGTCATCACAAGTTGGCCCGATAAATCCAAAGGCGCCAATGCATGTTCACATGCCACCTGAGCTTCTTTGCCTTCTTGATGTTAAAAGAGACGTGTTGAAGTCAATGTACTTGCTACCGTCTCTTATGTACCGTATTGAATCTTTAATGTTATCTAGTCAGCTTAGAGCAGAGATAAATGGTCACCCCGACAATTTCAAGATACCTAGCTCTCTG ATTCTTGAAGCACTTACAACTTTAAGATCCTGTGAAAAGTTTTCTATGGAACGTCTTGAGTTGCTAGGAGATTCTGTTTTGAAATATGCTGTCAGCTGTCATCTCTTTCTTAAATATCCTAAGAAACATGAAGGACATCTATCCGCAAAAAGACAATGGGCTGTTCGTAATTCAACCCTACATAAGCTTGGAATAGATCGCAAATTACAG GGATATATTCGAGACTCCGCATTTGAACCACGTCGTTGGATTGCTCCTGGACAAGACTCTATACACACTGCTCCTTGTGATTGTGGGTTGGAAACCCTGGAGGTGCCTTTCGATGCAAAGTTCATTACGGAAGATCCACAAGTTGTGGTTGGGAAATTGTGTGACAGGGGTCACCGCTGGATGTGTTCAAAGACTATTGCTGACTGTGTTGAAGCTCTTATAGGAGCATACCACGTTGGTGGTGGATTGGTTGCTTCACTTCACGTGATGAAATGGCTAGGAATTGATTCGGAACTTGAACTATCCATGGTTGAAGAAGCCATTGTTGCTGCATCTCTACATACATATAAGCCAAAAGTAAATGAGATTGCAAGCCTGGAGACAAAAATTGGATACGAATTTTCTGTCAAGGGACTCTTAGTGGAGGCAACCACACATTTATCAGAGACAGAACATGGAACTGGCTGCTGCTACGAG AGGCTTGAATTTCTTGGTGACTCAGTGTTGGACCTTCTCATCACATGGCATCTATATCAGAGTCACACTGAAATTGACCCAGGAGAGTTGACTGATCTGCGTTCTGCTTCTGTCAATAATGATAGTTTTGCACAAGCTGCTGTTAAACATAACCTTCACCCGCACCTTATGCATAGCTCAGGATTATTACAAGGCCAAATATCAGAATATGTAAAGGCCATTTCTGAATCAGAAGACAACACTGTATCACTCCCAGGGGTTAAAGCTCCCAAG GCACTTGGAGATCTAGTTGAGAGTATCGCAGGGGCTATACTAATTGATACCAAACTCGACCTTGATCAAGTGTGGAaggttttcaatcctctgttaTCTCCCATTGTTACTCCCGACAAACTTGAACTGCCTCCATTGCGTGAATTAAATCAATTATGTGACTCTCTTGGCTATTTTGTAAAAGTAAAAGTAAAGTGCGATAAGAAGGGATTCATGGACCATGTTGTGCTTAGTGTACAGCTGCCAAATGCTCTTCTGGTTCGAGACGGAAGGGGACCGAATAAAAAATCTGCAAAAGGAGACGCTGCTTATCATTTATTGAAGGACCTTGAG AAAAGGGGAATTTCGTATAGCTCCTCCAAGGGCAAAAGAGTAATAGATTTCAGTACTCCTGCTTGTCAAGCTGAAGAACAACCCCCACAGCCAGTAGCACATAAAAAACCGAAATTGGACAAATCTAACTTAACAGCAAAGGAACCTACTTCTGATGTCAAGCAGACTTCCAGTGATTCCTCTGATTGTAATGGTTCCGTTCCAG TTATTTTATCGATTAATATGAAGAAGGGAGGACCACGGAGCCTACTATATGACTTGTGCAAGAGAAAGCAGTGGCCATTGCCTTCATTTGATTCAACAGAATACAAAGACAG AACTCAATTTCAATCGGTTGAAGGCTTGGAAGGAAGCAAAGGAACAAACTGTTTTGTGTCGAAAATAACCTTGTGCATACCGGATCATGGTAATATAGAATGCAACGGAGAGGCTAGAGCTGATAAGAAGAGCTCATTTGATTCTGCTGCAGTTAATGTGCTCTATGAGCTTCAACGCCTCGGAAAAGTTAAAATCGCGGATGTTTCCCAATAA